The Kineothrix sp. MB12-C1 genome includes a window with the following:
- the tuf gene encoding elongation factor Tu, producing the protein MAKAKFERNKPHCNIGTIGHVDHGKTTLTAAITKTLNTRLGTGQAVAFDMIDKAPEERERGITISTSHVEYESEKRHYAHVDCPGHADYVKNMITGAAQMDGAILVVAATDGVMAQTKEHILLSRQVGVPYIVVFMNKCDMVDDAELLELVEMEIRELLSEYEFPGDDTPVIQGSALKALEDPNSEWGDKILELMKSVDEYVPDPVRDTDKPFLMPVEDVFTITGRGTVATGRVERGTLHINEEVEVVGIKEETRKTVCTGIEMFRKMLDEAYAGDNIGALLRGIQRTDIERGQVLSKPGSVKCHKKFTAQVYVLTKDEGGRHTPFFNNYRPQFYFRTTDVTGVCDLPEGTEMCMPGDNIEMTIELIHPIAMEQGLTFAIREGGRTVGSGRVATIIE; encoded by the coding sequence ATGGCTAAAGCTAAATTTGAAAGAAACAAACCCCATTGTAATATTGGAACCATCGGTCACGTTGACCATGGTAAAACAACTTTAACAGCAGCGATCACAAAGACACTGAATACAAGATTAGGTACAGGTCAGGCTGTTGCATTCGACATGATCGATAAGGCTCCGGAAGAAAGAGAACGTGGTATCACGATTTCTACTTCTCACGTTGAGTATGAATCTGAAAAAAGACACTACGCACACGTTGACTGCCCTGGCCATGCCGATTATGTAAAGAACATGATCACAGGTGCTGCTCAGATGGATGGTGCTATCCTCGTTGTTGCTGCTACTGACGGTGTTATGGCTCAGACAAAAGAGCATATCTTACTTTCCCGTCAGGTAGGCGTTCCTTATATCGTAGTATTCATGAACAAATGCGATATGGTTGATGACGCTGAGCTTCTTGAATTAGTAGAAATGGAAATCAGAGAATTATTGTCCGAGTATGAATTCCCGGGCGATGACACACCAGTTATTCAGGGTTCTGCTCTGAAAGCATTAGAAGATCCTAACAGCGAATGGGGCGACAAGATTCTTGAGCTTATGAAATCTGTTGACGAATATGTTCCGGACCCGGTACGTGACACAGATAAGCCTTTCCTTATGCCTGTCGAAGACGTATTCACAATCACAGGACGTGGTACAGTTGCTACAGGACGTGTTGAGCGTGGTACACTTCACATCAACGAAGAAGTTGAAGTTGTTGGTATTAAAGAAGAGACAAGAAAAACTGTTTGTACAGGTATCGAAATGTTCCGTAAGATGCTTGACGAAGCTTATGCTGGTGATAACATCGGTGCGCTTCTTCGTGGTATTCAGAGAACAGATATCGAAAGAGGTCAGGTTCTCTCCAAACCCGGTTCTGTAAAATGCCATAAGAAATTTACAGCTCAGGTTTACGTTTTGACAAAAGACGAAGGTGGACGTCATACTCCTTTCTTCAACAACTACAGACCTCAGTTCTATTTCAGAACAACTGATGTAACTGGCGTATGTGATTTACCGGAAGGTACAGAAATGTGCATGCCTGGTGATAACATTGAGATGACAATCGAATTGATTCATCCTATCGCTATGGAGCAGGGTCTTACTTTCGCTATCCGTGAAGGTGGACGTACGGTTGGTTCAGGCCGTGTTGCTACAATCATTGAGTAA
- the fusA gene encoding elongation factor G has translation MAGREYPLERTRNIGIMAHIDAGKTTLTERILFYTGVNYKLGDTHEGTATMDWMEQEQERGITITSAATTCHWTLQEAGKAKPGAPEHRINIIDTPGHVDFTVEVERSLRVLDGAVGVFCAKGGVEPQSENVWRQADTYNVPRMAFINKMDILGANFYGAVDQIKTRLGKNTICIQLPIGKEDDFKGIIDLFEMKAYIYNDDKGEDISVGDIPDDMKDDAELYRAELVEKICELDDDLTMMYLEGEEPSNEQLKAALRKGTCECTAIPVCCGTAYRNKGVQKLLNAVLEFMPSPIDIPAIKGTDLDGNEVERHSSDEEPFSALAFKIMADPFVGKLAFFRVYSGTMNSGSYVLNATKDKKERVGRILQMHANKRAELDKVYSGDIAAAVGFKVTTTGDTICDEQHPVILESMEFPEPVIELAIEPKTKAGQGKMGEALAKLAEEDPTFRAHTNGETGQTIIAGMGELHLEIIVDRLLREFKVEANVGAPQVSYKETFTNAVEQDYKYAKQSGGRGQYGHCKVKFAPMDPNGEEIFKFESTVVGGAIPKEYIPAVGAGIEEASKAGILGGFPVLGVHANVYDGSYHEVDSSEMAFHIAGSMAFKEAMKKANPVLLEPIMKVEVTMPEDYMGDVIGDINSRRGRIEGMDDIGGGKLVRGYVPLAEMFGYATDLRSKTQGRGNYSMFFEKYEQVPKSVQEKVLAAKAK, from the coding sequence TTGGCTGGAAGAGAATATCCATTAGAGAGAACCAGAAATATCGGTATTATGGCTCATATTGATGCGGGTAAGACAACTTTGACTGAACGTATCTTATTCTATACCGGTGTTAATTATAAGCTTGGTGATACTCATGAAGGTACTGCTACCATGGACTGGATGGAACAGGAGCAGGAAAGAGGTATTACGATCACATCAGCCGCTACAACTTGTCACTGGACGTTGCAGGAAGCCGGGAAAGCAAAACCAGGCGCTCCGGAACATCGTATCAACATTATCGATACGCCAGGACACGTTGACTTTACAGTAGAAGTTGAACGTTCGCTTCGTGTACTCGATGGCGCTGTCGGCGTATTCTGTGCAAAAGGCGGCGTAGAGCCTCAATCTGAAAACGTATGGCGTCAGGCTGATACCTATAACGTACCGAGAATGGCATTTATTAATAAGATGGACATTTTAGGTGCAAACTTCTACGGAGCAGTAGACCAAATCAAAACAAGACTTGGTAAGAACACTATCTGTATCCAATTACCAATCGGTAAAGAAGATGATTTCAAAGGAATCATTGATTTGTTTGAAATGAAAGCATATATCTATAACGATGATAAGGGCGAGGACATTTCTGTCGGAGATATTCCGGACGACATGAAAGATGACGCAGAGCTCTATCGTGCAGAGTTAGTAGAAAAAATCTGCGAATTAGATGATGACTTGACAATGATGTATCTGGAAGGAGAAGAACCTTCCAATGAGCAGTTAAAAGCAGCTCTCAGAAAGGGAACCTGTGAATGTACAGCAATCCCTGTATGCTGTGGTACTGCTTACAGAAATAAAGGTGTTCAGAAGCTTCTTAACGCCGTACTTGAGTTTATGCCTTCACCGATAGATATTCCGGCGATTAAAGGTACGGACCTTGATGGCAATGAAGTGGAAAGACACTCTTCTGATGAAGAACCTTTCTCGGCACTCGCATTTAAGATTATGGCTGACCCGTTTGTAGGTAAGCTTGCATTCTTCAGAGTTTACTCCGGTACAATGAACTCCGGTTCTTACGTACTGAATGCGACAAAAGATAAAAAAGAACGCGTTGGACGTATCTTGCAGATGCATGCGAATAAAAGAGCGGAACTCGATAAAGTTTACTCCGGTGATATCGCTGCAGCAGTAGGATTTAAAGTAACAACGACAGGTGATACTATCTGTGATGAACAGCATCCTGTAATTCTTGAGTCCATGGAATTCCCTGAACCGGTTATCGAGCTCGCAATCGAGCCTAAGACGAAAGCAGGACAGGGTAAAATGGGTGAAGCTTTGGCAAAACTTGCAGAAGAAGATCCTACCTTCCGTGCACACACCAATGGAGAAACCGGACAGACGATTATCGCAGGTATGGGAGAGCTCCATCTTGAAATCATCGTAGACAGACTTCTTCGTGAGTTCAAGGTAGAAGCGAATGTAGGTGCTCCTCAGGTTTCCTACAAAGAGACGTTTACAAATGCTGTGGAACAGGATTACAAATATGCAAAACAGTCTGGTGGACGTGGACAGTACGGACATTGTAAGGTTAAATTTGCTCCTATGGATCCTAACGGTGAAGAAATCTTCAAGTTCGAGTCTACAGTTGTCGGCGGTGCTATTCCGAAGGAATACATTCCTGCTGTTGGCGCGGGTATTGAAGAAGCTTCTAAGGCCGGTATCCTTGGCGGATTCCCTGTACTCGGTGTACACGCTAATGTTTATGACGGTTCCTATCATGAAGTTGACTCCTCTGAAATGGCTTTCCATATTGCAGGTTCCATGGCATTCAAGGAAGCTATGAAGAAAGCGAACCCGGTATTGTTAGAGCCTATTATGAAGGTAGAAGTTACTATGCCTGAAGACTACATGGGAGATGTTATTGGTGATATCAACTCTCGTCGTGGACGTATTGAAGGTATGGATGACATCGGTGGAGGTAAGCTCGTAAGAGGTTATGTTCCCCTTGCTGAAATGTTCGGCTATGCTACTGACTTACGTTCCAAGACACAGGGACGCGGTAACTACTCTATGTTCTTCGAGAAATATGAGCAAGTACCGAAGAGTGTACAGGAAAAAGTCTTGGCAGCTAAGGCAAAATAA
- a CDS encoding ABC-F family ATP-binding cassette domain-containing protein — MNILTVENIVKSFGERKLFDQASFYLQEGEKVGVIGINGTGKSTLLKMMAGLEEPDEGKVIRANHVICTYLPQHPDFGGEETVLQAVLSGYDKISEDRSAHDEMWNRESDAKAMLTQIGVSDFAARCNTLSGGQRKRLALAAALLSPADILILDEPTNHLDNEMSDWLEEMLKKRSGAIIMVTHDRYFLDSVSNRIVEIDKGQIYSYQANYSGFLELKAMREEELLASERKRQSILRTELEWVKRGARARSTKQKARLERYEELKQAEAPIADGKVEMSSAASRLGKTTVEIKNISKRYGEKVLIDDFSYVFLKEDRIGFIGANGCGKTTLMKILTGSVEPDTGSLEVGQTVKVGYYAQELSISEMSPERRVIDYIRDVAEYISTADGTITASQMLERFLFFGSEQYTLIGKLSGGEKRRLNLLKVLMGAPNVLILDEPTNDLDITTLTVLEDYLDRFPGIVITVSHDRYFLDRTIRRIFAFEEGGKLRQYEGGYTDYAGKKEALRAIGDGEDGLGESQGRRQSASPMKSGEKEEKRNWKSPSAKLKFTYKEQKDYETIEGEIAHLEEHLEHLDKEIIRASTDFIKLNELTKEKEETEHALEEKMERWMYLEELKGRIDGQ, encoded by the coding sequence ATGAATATATTAACAGTTGAAAATATAGTAAAGTCGTTCGGTGAACGGAAACTTTTCGATCAGGCCTCATTTTATTTGCAGGAGGGGGAAAAGGTAGGTGTTATTGGAATCAATGGAACGGGTAAGTCTACCTTATTGAAGATGATGGCAGGCCTTGAGGAACCCGATGAGGGAAAAGTGATAAGGGCCAACCATGTAATTTGTACTTATCTTCCTCAGCATCCTGATTTTGGAGGAGAGGAGACCGTCTTACAAGCGGTATTAAGTGGATATGATAAAATATCGGAGGATCGAAGCGCCCATGATGAAATGTGGAACAGGGAAAGCGATGCTAAGGCGATGTTAACACAAATAGGAGTTAGCGATTTCGCCGCAAGATGCAACACCCTTTCAGGCGGACAGAGAAAAAGGCTTGCATTAGCAGCGGCGTTGCTCTCTCCTGCGGATATTCTTATTCTGGATGAACCGACGAACCATTTGGATAATGAGATGTCGGATTGGTTGGAGGAGATGCTCAAGAAACGAAGCGGTGCCATTATTATGGTAACTCATGACCGGTATTTTCTTGACAGCGTATCGAATCGGATCGTGGAAATAGATAAAGGGCAGATTTATTCCTATCAGGCGAATTACTCCGGTTTTCTCGAGTTAAAGGCGATGCGGGAAGAGGAACTACTTGCCAGTGAGCGGAAAAGGCAATCGATTCTGCGTACGGAGTTGGAGTGGGTAAAGCGCGGGGCAAGAGCGCGCTCTACCAAGCAAAAGGCGAGGCTGGAACGCTATGAGGAACTGAAACAGGCAGAAGCGCCAATAGCTGACGGAAAGGTAGAGATGAGCTCGGCAGCTTCAAGACTGGGGAAAACAACGGTGGAGATTAAGAATATCTCCAAGCGATACGGAGAGAAAGTGTTAATTGATGACTTTTCCTATGTGTTTTTGAAAGAAGACAGAATTGGTTTTATCGGAGCCAACGGCTGCGGGAAAACAACTCTTATGAAAATCCTTACCGGAAGTGTGGAACCTGACACCGGCAGCCTTGAGGTCGGACAGACTGTTAAGGTCGGTTATTATGCGCAAGAACTGAGTATTTCAGAGATGTCGCCGGAAAGAAGGGTTATTGATTATATTAGGGATGTTGCGGAATATATATCGACTGCGGACGGAACGATTACGGCATCCCAGATGCTGGAACGATTTTTATTTTTTGGCAGTGAGCAGTATACCTTGATAGGCAAGCTCTCAGGTGGGGAGAAGCGCAGGCTGAATCTGTTAAAAGTATTAATGGGGGCTCCCAATGTATTGATTCTGGATGAGCCTACGAACGATTTGGATATTACTACGCTCACCGTGCTGGAAGATTATCTGGATCGTTTCCCCGGAATCGTAATTACCGTTTCCCATGATCGTTACTTTTTAGATCGTACAATACGGAGGATTTTTGCCTTCGAAGAAGGTGGGAAGCTGCGTCAATACGAAGGGGGATATACCGATTATGCCGGAAAGAAAGAAGCGCTAAGGGCTATCGGAGATGGAGAAGATGGGCTGGGGGAAAGCCAAGGGAGAAGACAATCAGCTTCGCCTATGAAATCAGGGGAAAAAGAAGAAAAACGAAATTGGAAGTCCCCCTCTGCTAAGCTTAAGTTCACTTATAAGGAACAAAAGGATTATGAAACGATTGAAGGTGAGATCGCGCATCTGGAGGAACATTTGGAGCATTTGGACAAAGAGATTATTCGTGCATCCACAGACTTCATTAAATTGAATGAACTGACGAAGGAAAAAGAGGAAACGGAACATGCTCTGGAAGAGAAGATGGAACGATGGATGTATCTGGAAGAGTTGAAGGGGAGAATAGACGGCCAATAG
- a CDS encoding RNA polymerase sigma factor, with translation MDIEEQYDKIYRYCYFKLREQNVAEDITQQTFLLFIESDTYRNTGQELQYLYTIARNLCIDEYRKMVWECLPEEIEEHGEEEKLVTSIAVKAALAELKEEERELVLLRYVNEVPVSIISKLLGISRFAVYRRTREVLKVLRNKLRKEDFL, from the coding sequence ATGGACATAGAGGAACAATATGACAAAATTTATCGATATTGCTACTTCAAATTACGGGAGCAAAATGTAGCGGAAGATATTACGCAACAAACCTTCTTGCTTTTTATTGAAAGCGATACATATAGGAATACAGGACAGGAATTGCAGTATCTGTATACAATAGCCCGAAATCTTTGTATCGACGAATATAGGAAGATGGTTTGGGAGTGTTTGCCTGAAGAAATTGAAGAACATGGTGAGGAAGAAAAATTGGTCACTTCGATAGCAGTAAAGGCGGCACTGGCTGAATTAAAGGAGGAGGAACGGGAATTGGTACTCTTAAGATATGTAAATGAGGTCCCGGTGTCTATTATCAGTAAATTATTGGGAATATCGAGATTTGCAGTTTATCGTAGGACAAGGGAGGTTTTGAAAGTACTTCGAAATAAACTCAGGAAGGAGGACTTTTTATGA
- a CDS encoding ABC transporter permease subunit — protein sequence MTNFTMLYKYELKKILRRKIVWVSTAIILIIIAFTIAASLLGTCYADGVEIDTNYHMFHVDKEYQQSLDGRVIDQALLEEMKAGYDKIPSGTEKYTLMKEYQIYARPYSAIFNFVRSTTGMDVSETMQWTADEQDMYAKRQAMMERKWDSYLLSQREKDFWKEQEMKIEWPLKFRYKEGYWQLFDCLSTIGLMSLFAITISLSGVFPEEHTRKTDQLILSSRFGKKDIYWIKLLAGISFTLMISLLFTMVSFGISFALYGMEGFSSAFQLMWADYSYPISVGEAIFISYGMMVAACIITGVFVMVLSELLRNSIGTLALVMGMIILSMFLNIPVQYRVISQLWSYLPGEFIAVWSIFNPQAVSVFGKICVSWQVVPVIYLLISGVISFMGKKIYMDYQYE from the coding sequence ATGACTAACTTTACGATGTTGTACAAATATGAATTAAAAAAGATATTGCGGCGAAAAATTGTGTGGGTGTCTACTGCAATTATACTTATTATTATTGCTTTTACGATTGCAGCCTCTCTTTTGGGAACTTGCTATGCAGATGGAGTGGAAATAGATACGAACTATCACATGTTTCATGTAGATAAAGAGTATCAGCAAAGCCTGGATGGCAGAGTGATAGATCAGGCTTTGCTCGAAGAGATGAAAGCAGGATATGACAAAATACCTTCTGGCACGGAAAAATATACTTTAATGAAAGAGTACCAAATATATGCCCGCCCGTATAGCGCCATATTTAATTTTGTCAGAAGCACAACGGGTATGGATGTCTCTGAAACAATGCAATGGACTGCAGACGAGCAGGATATGTATGCAAAGCGGCAAGCCATGATGGAAAGAAAATGGGATAGCTATTTGTTATCGCAAAGAGAAAAAGACTTTTGGAAAGAGCAGGAAATGAAAATTGAATGGCCATTGAAGTTCCGATATAAGGAAGGATATTGGCAGCTTTTTGATTGCTTAAGTACAATAGGATTGATGTCTCTTTTTGCAATTACAATCAGCCTTTCCGGTGTATTCCCGGAAGAACATACAAGAAAAACGGATCAGTTGATTCTAAGCAGCAGATTTGGAAAGAAGGATATTTATTGGATAAAATTGCTTGCCGGAATAAGCTTTACACTTATGATATCGCTTCTATTTACGATGGTATCATTCGGAATATCCTTTGCGCTGTACGGGATGGAAGGTTTTTCATCAGCATTTCAGTTAATGTGGGCGGATTATTCTTACCCGATTAGTGTGGGAGAAGCAATCTTTATTTCTTATGGTATGATGGTGGCGGCCTGTATTATAACAGGTGTGTTCGTCATGGTTCTGTCCGAACTGTTGCGCAACAGTATTGGTACACTTGCATTGGTAATGGGTATGATTATATTGTCCATGTTCCTCAACATACCGGTGCAATACCGTGTGATATCACAACTATGGAGTTATCTTCCCGGTGAATTTATTGCGGTATGGAGTATTTTTAATCCGCAAGCTGTATCGGTATTTGGAAAAATCTGCGTATCATGGCAAGTTGTCCCCGTAATATATTTGCTTATTAGCGGAGTGATTTCCTTTATGGGAAAAAAGATATATATGGATTATCAATATGAATGA
- a CDS encoding ABC transporter ATP-binding protein, with the protein MELIIDRLSKQYGSKIAVDRISLGLKAGVYGLLGANGAGKTTLMRLLCGILKPTSGSISMDGSDVSTEEYRSKLGYLPQDFGYYPNFTGEDFLLYMAALKGLNKLQAKRRTAELLKVVALQDVGKKKIKTYSGGMKQRLGIAQALLGNPRLLILDEPTTGLDPKERARFRNLIAELGKDNIVFLSTHVVSDIEHIADTILIMKDGELIYQGKREEQQGGLEQFYLKQFEEGNHD; encoded by the coding sequence ATGGAACTTATCATAGACAGATTATCAAAGCAATATGGAAGTAAGATTGCAGTAGACAGGATCTCACTTGGATTAAAAGCGGGGGTATATGGATTACTCGGTGCAAATGGCGCCGGAAAAACCACATTGATGCGGCTGCTGTGTGGTATTTTAAAACCCACTAGCGGAAGTATTTCAATGGACGGATCTGATGTTTCCACCGAGGAATACCGATCTAAGCTAGGATATCTTCCGCAGGATTTTGGATATTATCCCAATTTTACAGGAGAAGATTTCCTGTTATATATGGCGGCTTTGAAAGGACTGAATAAGTTGCAGGCAAAGAGAAGGACGGCGGAATTACTAAAAGTAGTTGCATTACAAGATGTGGGTAAAAAGAAGATAAAAACTTATTCAGGAGGTATGAAACAACGGTTGGGAATAGCACAGGCGTTGCTGGGGAATCCGAGGTTATTGATTTTAGATGAGCCAACCACGGGGCTCGATCCCAAGGAACGGGCAAGATTCAGGAATTTGATTGCAGAACTGGGGAAAGATAATATTGTTTTTTTGTCCACACATGTGGTATCGGATATTGAGCATATTGCGGATACTATTTTAATAATGAAAGACGGAGAGCTTATCTATCAGGGAAAAAGGGAGGAACAGCAAGGAGGTTTGGAGCAGTTCTATTTAAAGCAGTTTGAGGAGGGGAATCATGACTAA
- a CDS encoding exopolyphosphatase, giving the protein MRLVTRSDFDGLACGALLKEAGIIDHWSFAHPKDLQDGLVDITEDDCLANVPFVEGCGLWFDHHSSEFERNQLEGKYKGESRMAPSCARIIYEYYGGKERFPQFDEMMEAVDKVDSGNLTIDEIQNPKGWILIGFLMDPRTGLGRWRNFTISNYQLMEKLIDACRTMTTEQILDLCDVQERVDTYFEQAEKFEEMVKKHTRVEKDVIISDLRDVDPIYSGNRFMIYSMYPEQNISAWIVKGKGNQGCSVAVGYSILNKTSKVNVGSLMLKYGGGGHKAVGTCQFKEEEVAEKLPKLLDELVNYKE; this is encoded by the coding sequence ATGAGATTAGTGACACGTTCTGATTTTGATGGACTGGCATGCGGAGCATTACTAAAAGAAGCAGGGATTATCGATCACTGGTCGTTTGCACATCCGAAGGATTTGCAGGATGGCCTGGTGGACATTACGGAGGATGACTGTCTGGCGAATGTACCTTTTGTAGAAGGATGCGGATTATGGTTCGATCATCACTCTAGTGAATTTGAAAGAAATCAGTTAGAGGGAAAATATAAAGGAGAGAGCCGTATGGCACCTTCCTGTGCCCGCATTATTTACGAATACTATGGAGGCAAGGAGAGATTCCCTCAATTTGATGAGATGATGGAAGCTGTGGACAAAGTGGACTCAGGCAACCTGACTATTGATGAAATACAGAATCCGAAGGGTTGGATTCTAATTGGTTTTCTTATGGATCCCAGAACAGGGCTCGGAAGATGGAGGAACTTTACTATTTCCAACTATCAGTTGATGGAGAAACTGATCGATGCTTGCCGTACGATGACTACGGAACAGATTTTGGATCTTTGTGATGTACAAGAAAGAGTCGATACTTATTTCGAACAGGCTGAGAAGTTCGAAGAAATGGTAAAAAAACATACGAGAGTGGAAAAGGATGTTATTATTTCAGATTTAAGAGATGTAGATCCTATTTACTCCGGGAATCGATTTATGATATACAGTATGTATCCTGAGCAAAATATTTCCGCTTGGATCGTTAAAGGAAAAGGGAACCAAGGTTGTTCGGTAGCAGTCGGTTACAGCATTCTTAACAAGACATCCAAAGTTAACGTAGGAAGTCTTATGTTGAAGTATGGCGGAGGGGGCCATAAGGCGGTAGGAACTTGTCAGTTTAAAGAAGAGGAAGTGGCAGAAAAGCTTCCGAAGCTTCTGGACGAGCTTGTTAATTACAAAGAATAG